A section of the Candidatus Zixiibacteriota bacterium genome encodes:
- a CDS encoding molybdopterin-dependent oxidoreductase, whose translation MTETTQIQLSVNDVPHSLEVSSDESLLDILRDRLQLKGTKCGCDVGTCGCCTVILNGKAVRSCSVAPKDVQGAKVETIESLSSTGKLHPLQQAFIDRQGCQCGFCTPGVIMAAKALLDDDPKPGDRAIKHALRTNLCRCTGYQPILDAVKQASGQLPLDQPADGLELVGPEKDTSWVGRSVPRRDAESLVTGRAEFTDDIADPPGCLYLVTKRSQRAHAIIKSIDSSDAEQIPGVVRVITAKDIPGDNRYGKIIRDIPVLAEDRVRSYADAVALVVADSYKTARQGCDAIVVQYDDLDPLFDPERALDEDAPQVHPRGNLLYEFNIIKGDADEGFERADVVVEDEYSTGRVDHAQLEPEAALAYFDDSGKLCLKAPTQHVFFDRLNIIRALGLPKDDVRVIQPPVGGAFGKREDVYGQIHCALAAFLTRRPVRTRYSREETFQSTQKRHPARIRIRLGATNDGKLTAFKADVLADTGAYASWGPNILRKICVHVSGPYEIPNVRVHGLSVYTNNVFCGAMRGFGTPQAVFASESLLDALAEKLNMDPVELRRLNSFKPGSKTATGQIVQTTPGRKTIDLAADRIGWDEQLDRTVIESPHLRRGRGAASLWYGIGFGAGIPDRGNAVVELTKAGGARVFVSTVDYGQGSNTIFPQIAAETLGLKPNHVEMVTGDSDTTPNCGSSVATRQTFVTGNAIKMACERLHLDILAVAAQLLECSADQVMLTDGFATCEKSPSRTISAAELYGSFERLGKPMRRESIFKGDKYTEPLDPNTGQGNAYHPIAYGTQIAEVTVDTNTGKVKVDRIVACHYIGRAINPESVRGQVLGGISMGYGYALSEDCKSVEGVIKADNFGRYKMHRISDTPRYDVILLEDPEPTGPFGAIGIGEPPTVATAPAIANAIYDAVGVRITSLPITARKIKAALEKVTVS comes from the coding sequence ATGACCGAAACGACCCAAATACAGCTATCCGTCAACGACGTTCCACATTCACTTGAGGTGTCTTCGGACGAATCGCTGCTGGATATCCTGCGCGACCGCTTACAGTTGAAAGGAACCAAGTGCGGCTGCGATGTCGGTACTTGCGGTTGTTGCACGGTGATCCTGAACGGCAAGGCGGTTCGCTCCTGCTCGGTCGCACCGAAAGATGTGCAGGGAGCTAAAGTCGAGACTATCGAAAGCCTGTCATCCACCGGTAAGCTGCATCCTTTGCAGCAGGCTTTTATCGACCGGCAGGGCTGCCAGTGTGGGTTCTGCACACCGGGCGTAATCATGGCGGCCAAAGCCCTTTTGGATGACGACCCGAAACCGGGCGACCGCGCCATCAAACATGCTCTGCGGACCAACCTCTGTCGCTGCACCGGCTACCAACCGATACTTGACGCCGTTAAGCAAGCCTCCGGACAGTTACCACTCGATCAACCTGCCGACGGATTGGAGTTGGTCGGCCCAGAAAAAGATACCTCATGGGTGGGGCGGTCGGTGCCGCGTCGCGACGCCGAGAGTCTTGTCACCGGTCGCGCCGAGTTCACCGACGATATTGCCGATCCGCCGGGCTGTCTCTATTTGGTCACAAAACGATCGCAGCGGGCCCACGCTATCATCAAGTCGATCGACAGCTCGGACGCTGAACAGATACCCGGCGTCGTGCGAGTGATCACGGCCAAAGACATTCCCGGTGACAATCGTTACGGCAAGATCATCCGTGACATTCCGGTGTTGGCCGAGGATCGGGTGCGGTCTTATGCCGATGCTGTCGCGCTGGTTGTCGCCGACAGTTACAAAACAGCCCGGCAGGGGTGCGATGCAATCGTAGTGCAGTATGATGACCTCGATCCACTCTTCGATCCGGAACGCGCTCTGGACGAAGACGCTCCGCAGGTCCATCCCAGGGGAAACCTGCTTTATGAGTTCAATATCATCAAGGGTGATGCCGATGAGGGCTTCGAGAGAGCCGATGTCGTCGTGGAGGATGAGTACTCCACCGGCCGTGTCGACCATGCCCAGCTTGAACCCGAGGCTGCTCTGGCCTATTTCGATGATAGCGGCAAGCTTTGCCTCAAAGCGCCGACTCAGCATGTTTTCTTTGACCGGTTGAATATTATCCGCGCTCTCGGGCTGCCAAAAGATGATGTCCGTGTAATCCAACCGCCGGTCGGTGGCGCTTTCGGCAAGCGTGAGGATGTATACGGACAAATCCACTGCGCCCTGGCGGCTTTCTTAACCCGTCGTCCGGTCCGGACGCGGTACAGCCGCGAGGAGACCTTTCAATCAACCCAAAAACGACACCCGGCCAGAATTAGAATCCGGCTGGGAGCAACCAACGATGGAAAACTGACCGCCTTCAAAGCCGACGTCCTGGCCGACACCGGGGCCTATGCTTCGTGGGGACCGAATATCCTGCGGAAGATCTGTGTGCATGTCAGCGGACCTTATGAGATTCCCAACGTGCGGGTGCACGGCCTTTCGGTGTACACCAACAACGTCTTCTGCGGCGCCATGCGGGGCTTCGGCACACCACAAGCGGTGTTTGCATCGGAATCTTTGCTGGATGCGCTGGCTGAGAAACTGAACATGGACCCGGTCGAATTGCGTCGGCTGAATTCGTTCAAGCCGGGTTCCAAAACCGCCACCGGGCAGATCGTGCAAACCACACCGGGACGCAAAACAATCGACCTCGCCGCCGACAGGATCGGATGGGACGAACAACTTGATCGCACGGTTATCGAATCTCCTCACTTACGACGGGGACGGGGGGCAGCGTCGTTGTGGTACGGGATCGGCTTTGGCGCCGGAATTCCTGATCGGGGTAACGCAGTCGTGGAACTGACCAAGGCGGGCGGGGCGCGCGTGTTTGTCTCCACGGTCGACTACGGCCAGGGTTCCAACACGATTTTCCCACAGATCGCGGCTGAGACGCTGGGTCTGAAACCCAACCATGTTGAAATGGTTACCGGCGACTCGGATACCACACCCAACTGCGGTTCAAGTGTGGCCACTCGTCAGACATTCGTCACCGGGAACGCCATCAAGATGGCCTGCGAACGACTGCACCTTGATATTCTCGCGGTCGCGGCTCAATTGCTTGAATGCAGCGCCGATCAAGTCATGCTGACGGACGGCTTTGCGACCTGTGAAAAGAGTCCTTCGCGAACGATATCCGCGGCGGAATTGTACGGATCGTTTGAACGACTCGGCAAGCCGATGCGACGCGAGTCAATCTTCAAGGGCGACAAGTACACCGAACCACTCGACCCCAATACCGGGCAGGGCAATGCCTATCACCCGATAGCCTATGGTACACAGATAGCCGAAGTAACCGTCGACACTAACACGGGCAAAGTGAAAGTCGACCGGATCGTCGCCTGCCACTACATCGGGCGGGCCATCAATCCGGAGTCGGTACGCGGGCAGGTTTTGGGAGGTATCTCGATGGGCTACGGATATGCCCTTTCCGAAGATTGCAAGAGCGTCGAAGGTGTGATCAAGGCGGACAATTTCGGCCGCTACAAGATGCACCGAATCTCCGATACTCCGCGTTACGACGTTATCCTGCTTGAGGACCCGGAACCGACCGGGCCCTTTGGCGCCATCGGAATCGGGGAACCGCCCACTGTTGCCACAGCTCCGGCTATTGCCAATGCTATCTACGACGCCGTCGGCGTGCGAATAACTTCGCTGCCGATAACAGCGCGCAAGATAAAAGCAGCCCTTGAAAAAGTAACGGTCAGCTAA
- a CDS encoding nucleotidyltransferase family protein — protein MNICGVIPAAGRSARMNRGNKLLLDFGGRTIIEQTLLNLAESDIASILIITGFEHDRLLSALNSQTSDRVSVVHNEHWPEGRASSIRCAVRNSPPDSDALLFLPGDKPTIGCSLINRSMELFIKKRPAILYVQTPAGRGHPIVFDRTLHRELALLEGDLVGNELIEKHRSRTVELEDGSDQSDINTDADYQRALKQVTGTTS, from the coding sequence ATGAACATCTGCGGCGTGATACCGGCGGCCGGTCGTTCCGCCCGTATGAACAGAGGCAACAAGCTACTGCTTGACTTTGGCGGGCGTACCATAATAGAGCAGACGTTGCTGAACCTGGCCGAGTCTGACATTGCATCAATACTGATAATAACCGGCTTTGAACATGACCGGCTACTGTCCGCGCTCAACTCACAGACCAGTGACCGCGTGAGTGTTGTGCACAACGAACACTGGCCGGAAGGACGCGCCTCTTCCATAAGATGCGCCGTCCGGAATTCACCGCCTGACTCGGACGCTCTGCTTTTCTTGCCCGGTGATAAACCGACTATTGGATGTTCCTTGATTAACCGATCCATGGAGCTGTTCATTAAGAAACGTCCGGCCATACTTTATGTGCAGACGCCGGCCGGTCGTGGTCATCCCATTGTTTTTGATCGAACTCTCCACAGAGAATTGGCCTTACTTGAGGGCGATCTGGTTGGCAACGAGTTGATAGAAAAACATCGCAGTCGAACGGTCGAACTTGAGGATGGTTCCGATCAATCCGACATCAACACCGACGCCGACTACCAACGGGCGCTAAAGCAAGTGACTGGGACCACGAGCTAA
- a CDS encoding XdhC family protein: MDVFEAIVSHRRSGRPFVLATIIKTHGSSPRAVGARMLVFADGTITGTIGGGRFEKLVIDDCLAMHAGGSGNLFKRYRFTQNGADAIGMQCGGEAELFMELFDSPNRLVVFGAGHVGRQIVQLVQGLDFSVMVVDDRMNLLADLGPEVSTVLTDAGYEKDLPPVDEKSYVVVVSRSHQCDRAILLHAIDKNCAYIGVIGSKAKIAKHLDYLKSQGVGEDALKRLSAPIGLDIKAEGPREIAIAIVAQLVAVKNRTQID, translated from the coding sequence ATGGACGTCTTCGAAGCGATAGTCAGTCACCGTCGCAGCGGACGCCCCTTCGTTCTGGCCACGATCATCAAAACGCACGGTTCGTCGCCGCGTGCGGTTGGTGCCCGGATGCTGGTATTTGCCGATGGAACCATCACCGGAACTATCGGCGGAGGTCGGTTCGAGAAACTGGTTATCGACGATTGTCTGGCGATGCACGCCGGCGGGTCTGGAAATCTATTCAAGCGATATCGTTTCACACAGAACGGCGCCGATGCTATCGGCATGCAATGCGGCGGAGAGGCGGAATTGTTCATGGAGCTTTTCGATAGTCCCAATCGACTGGTAGTTTTCGGCGCGGGTCATGTTGGACGCCAGATCGTGCAACTGGTGCAAGGTCTGGATTTCAGTGTAATGGTTGTCGATGATCGCATGAACCTGCTGGCTGATTTGGGGCCGGAGGTATCCACTGTTTTGACCGATGCCGGATATGAGAAAGACCTGCCGCCGGTTGATGAAAAGAGTTACGTTGTGGTGGTCAGCCGTTCACACCAGTGCGACCGGGCGATCCTGCTGCACGCGATTGACAAGAACTGCGCTTACATAGGCGTGATTGGTTCCAAAGCCAAAATAGCAAAACATCTCGATTATCTGAAGTCTCAGGGCGTTGGAGAGGATGCGCTAAAGCGCCTGTCTGCACCGATCGGGCTTGACATCAAGGCTGAAGGTCCGCGTGAGATAGCCATAGCTATCGTCGCCCAACTGGTCGCCGTCAAGAACAGAACGCAGATCGATTAG
- the yqeB gene encoding selenium-dependent molybdenum cofactor biosynthesis protein YqeB, translating to MSIQSHKVSKLIVVRGAGEMASGVIHRLHTDGCKVLALEQTRPTCVRRAVCFAEAVFEREVAVEAVTARLVEPSDLDIDSTQAFVPLLIDPAASAVQRLNPAVLIDARMTKLESDCSTDMAPLVIGLGPGFYAGRNCHAAVETNRGPELGQVILKGEAQPYTGQPAEVQGISLKRVLRAPCDGKLTTVVNIGDLVSPGRKIGRVADTPIQAEIGGVVRGLLRGGTTISQDQKVGDIDPRGDSKLCFRISDKARAIAGGVVEALTRLDSLRPKA from the coding sequence ATGTCAATACAATCGCATAAGGTCAGCAAGCTGATTGTCGTCCGGGGCGCGGGTGAGATGGCCTCCGGCGTGATTCATCGGCTGCACACAGATGGCTGTAAGGTCTTAGCACTTGAACAGACCCGACCAACATGCGTGCGGCGGGCCGTCTGCTTTGCCGAGGCTGTATTCGAGCGCGAGGTTGCCGTTGAGGCTGTGACAGCGCGGCTGGTAGAACCATCGGACCTCGACATCGATTCGACGCAGGCGTTCGTTCCGCTGCTGATAGACCCCGCTGCCTCGGCGGTGCAGCGGCTGAATCCGGCTGTGTTGATTGATGCCCGCATGACCAAGCTTGAATCAGACTGCTCAACAGATATGGCTCCTTTGGTAATCGGGCTGGGTCCCGGATTCTATGCCGGGCGAAACTGTCATGCGGCTGTCGAAACCAACCGTGGACCCGAGCTCGGACAGGTCATACTCAAAGGCGAAGCCCAACCATACACCGGACAGCCAGCTGAAGTTCAAGGGATTTCCCTCAAGCGTGTACTGCGTGCGCCGTGCGATGGAAAGCTGACGACTGTCGTCAACATCGGCGACTTGGTCAGCCCTGGTCGCAAGATTGGCCGCGTGGCGGACACGCCGATACAGGCCGAAATCGGCGGAGTTGTGCGCGGTTTATTGCGTGGCGGCACCACCATCTCTCAGGACCAGAAAGTGGGCGATATCGACCCGCGAGGAGACTCTAAACTCTGCTTTCGCATTTCAGATAAAGCCAGGGCAATAGCCGGGGGCGTCGTTGAGGCCCTGACCAGGCTCGATTCTCTGCGACCAAAAGCGTAG
- a CDS encoding enoyl-CoA hydratase/isomerase family protein — translation MQFFQPKDPAEYDFKEVLYEKKDWVATITINRPKYYNAYSTPCLMELTQAFTDAAWDDKVGVIIYTGAGDKSFCTGGDVKEYASYYTQRPRDYFKYMGIFAGYIEAILKCGKPVICRLNGMAVGGGNESHMACDLSIMADDTFIGQIGTNVGSVACGGATQWLPIFVGDRRAREILYLNERIKADKALDWGLVNKVVPREKLDEACREMAEKMLNKFPECMRYTKSSVNYWKEQVWFQTIGHARDWLTLHFSSWEPNEGMAAFVEKRASDYMGLRQRAADGGSSEFKYGPYKHTCPKCGATQLPGLHKFCGMCGATLEG, via the coding sequence ATGCAGTTCTTTCAACCCAAGGACCCGGCTGAGTACGATTTCAAGGAAGTGCTTTACGAGAAGAAGGACTGGGTCGCCACGATCACGATCAATCGCCCCAAGTATTACAACGCTTACAGCACACCTTGTCTGATGGAGCTAACCCAGGCCTTTACCGATGCAGCCTGGGATGACAAAGTGGGCGTGATCATCTACACCGGCGCCGGCGACAAATCGTTTTGCACCGGTGGTGATGTCAAAGAGTATGCATCGTACTATACGCAGCGGCCGCGCGACTATTTCAAGTACATGGGTATTTTCGCCGGGTACATAGAGGCCATCCTGAAATGTGGCAAGCCGGTCATTTGTCGACTCAACGGCATGGCCGTCGGCGGCGGTAACGAATCGCACATGGCTTGCGACCTGTCGATCATGGCCGACGATACGTTTATCGGACAGATCGGCACCAATGTCGGTTCGGTCGCCTGCGGTGGCGCTACTCAGTGGCTGCCGATTTTTGTCGGCGACCGCCGCGCCCGTGAGATTCTCTATCTCAATGAACGTATCAAGGCAGACAAGGCTCTTGACTGGGGCCTGGTGAACAAAGTCGTACCGCGCGAGAAACTCGATGAAGCCTGCCGAGAGATGGCTGAAAAGATGCTCAACAAATTCCCGGAGTGTATGCGCTACACCAAGAGTTCGGTCAACTATTGGAAGGAGCAGGTCTGGTTCCAAACTATCGGCCATGCTCGCGACTGGCTGACTTTGCACTTTTCATCGTGGGAACCGAACGAGGGGATGGCCGCTTTTGTCGAAAAGCGCGCCTCCGACTACATGGGGCTGCGCCAGCGGGCCGCCGACGGTGGTTCCTCAGAGTTCAAGTATGGGCCTTACAAGCACACCTGCCCCAAGTGCGGCGCAACGCAGCTTCCCGGGCTGCACAAGTTCTGCGG